The proteins below are encoded in one region of Pirellulales bacterium:
- a CDS encoding sugar phosphate isomerase/epimerase family protein, with protein sequence MPPLPIAIQLRSLRLPVRRALEAASRLGVAAVEIDARTELRPHELSQTGRREFRKLLENLNLRVAAIGFYTRRGYNVADDLERRVTATKDAMRLAQELGSAVVVNQVGQVPENTEATDWPTMLEALTDIGSFGNRIGATLAAETGSESGDDLARLVAALPDGALGITFNPGNLIINGFSPSDALTALGRNVIFVHAKDGVRDRARGRGDEVPLGRGSADFPALLGTLEDFAYRGYLCIERERAQDPIFEIGQAVEYLASLC encoded by the coding sequence ATGCCGCCGCTTCCGATCGCCATTCAATTGCGCAGCCTGCGTTTGCCAGTCCGGCGCGCTTTGGAGGCCGCGTCGCGCCTGGGCGTCGCGGCCGTCGAGATTGATGCCCGTACTGAACTTCGCCCCCACGAACTCTCGCAAACGGGCCGTCGCGAATTTCGAAAGTTGCTGGAGAATCTGAACCTGCGGGTCGCCGCGATCGGTTTTTATACCCGCCGCGGCTACAACGTCGCCGACGACCTCGAACGGCGGGTGACGGCCACGAAAGACGCTATGCGGCTGGCCCAGGAATTAGGTAGCGCGGTGGTCGTAAATCAGGTTGGTCAGGTGCCGGAAAATACCGAGGCGACGGATTGGCCAACAATGCTCGAGGCGCTCACTGACATTGGCTCATTCGGCAATCGGATCGGCGCCACGCTGGCGGCCGAAACTGGCAGTGAGAGCGGTGACGATCTCGCGCGGCTGGTCGCGGCGCTGCCCGACGGCGCGTTGGGGATCACCTTTAACCCAGGCAACCTGATTATCAACGGTTTTTCGCCGAGCGATGCGCTCACGGCACTCGGACGCAACGTGATCTTCGTACACGCGAAAGACGGAGTGCGCGACCGCGCTCGTGGCCGCGGTGATGAAGTGCCGCTGGGGCGCGGTTCGGCCGATTTTCCCGCGCTACTCGGCACCCTCGAAGATTTCGCCTACCGCGGCTACCTGTGCATCGAGCGCGAACGAGCCCAGGATCCTATCTTCGAAATTGGTCAGGCCGTCGAGTATCTGGCGAGCCTGTGCTGA
- a CDS encoding aquaporin: MNKLVTEFIGTFFLFLTIGCSVLAGAGGGVIPPLAIGSALMVMIFAGGHISGAHYNPAVTLGALLRGRTTVPEAIGYWVVQILGAGAAAAAVKFLRPDAVAAIEYSAIATGPAFLAEFLFTFALVYVVLNVATSKDTAGNSFYGLAIGFTVLTGAFAVGDISRGAFNPAVAVGLWRLGIASVNDLGLYFLANLAGGAVAAIVFRVLNPNDS; encoded by the coding sequence ATGAATAAGCTGGTTACGGAATTCATCGGCACGTTTTTCTTGTTCCTGACGATCGGTTGCAGCGTGCTGGCCGGTGCTGGCGGCGGGGTCATTCCTCCGCTGGCCATCGGCTCGGCGCTGATGGTGATGATCTTTGCCGGCGGGCATATCTCGGGCGCGCATTACAATCCGGCCGTCACGTTGGGCGCGCTGCTGCGTGGGCGGACCACCGTGCCAGAGGCGATTGGCTACTGGGTTGTGCAGATTCTTGGTGCCGGCGCGGCCGCCGCGGCGGTGAAATTCTTGCGTCCCGACGCCGTTGCGGCGATTGAATACAGCGCGATCGCGACAGGACCGGCATTTCTTGCCGAATTTCTCTTTACGTTTGCCCTTGTCTACGTCGTGCTGAACGTCGCGACGTCAAAGGATACGGCCGGTAATTCGTTCTATGGCTTGGCCATCGGCTTCACGGTCCTGACCGGCGCATTCGCTGTGGGCGATATCTCGCGTGGTGCCTTCAATCCGGCCGTTGCCGTCGGTCTGTGGCGGCTGGGCATTGCTTCGGTAAACGACCTGGGTTTGTACTTCCTGGCGAACCTGGCCGGCGGTGCTGTCGCAGCGATCGTCTTTCGCGTTCTCAACCCGAACGATTCTTAA
- a CDS encoding RsmD family RNA methyltransferase: MPAGEATPLRIIGGRLARRRLMYTGDQRTRPMKDRVREAVFNLVGPSVAGTHAIDLFAGTGALGLEAISRGATRATFIEQHFPTAQVIRDNLATLAVSELAEVVAGNTFIWARRLPEMGTQPWVVFCSPPYDFYVERNEEMLQMLSRLLQAAPAGSTFVVEADQRFDFGTLPSPDTWNVRHYPPAHVGIFRT; encoded by the coding sequence ATGCCCGCTGGCGAAGCTACGCCGCTACGTATCATCGGGGGACGCTTGGCGCGCCGGCGATTGATGTATACCGGCGACCAGCGCACCCGTCCGATGAAGGACCGCGTGCGCGAGGCGGTTTTTAACCTGGTCGGGCCATCCGTCGCTGGTACGCATGCCATCGACCTGTTTGCCGGCACTGGTGCGCTGGGGCTAGAAGCCATTAGCCGCGGCGCAACGCGGGCCACGTTCATCGAACAGCATTTTCCCACGGCGCAAGTGATCCGAGATAACCTGGCGACATTGGCAGTTTCAGAACTGGCCGAGGTCGTGGCCGGAAACACCTTTATCTGGGCCCGGCGCTTGCCCGAGATGGGAACGCAACCATGGGTCGTATTTTGTTCTCCCCCCTACGACTTTTACGTCGAGCGCAATGAAGAGATGCTGCAGATGCTGTCCCGGCTGCTGCAAGCCGCTCCGGCCGGAAGCACCTTCGTCGTCGAGGCCGACCAGCGCTTCGACTTTGGTACGCTCCCTTCACCAGACACCTGGAATGTGCGTCATTATCCCCCGGCGCACGTTGGCATCTTTCGAACGTAG
- the tkt gene encoding transketolase yields MATTSTSIEQLSINTIRTLAMDAVQAANSGHPGTPMALAPVAYTIWNRVLRYDPEHPLWPGRDRFILSCGHASMLLYATLHLAGVKQVDAKGKPTGELAVPLDQIKLFRQLHSRCPGHPEHGMTTGVETTTGPLGQGIANSVGFAIAQRWLAAHFNRPGFELFDYRTYVLCSDGDMMEGISSEAASIAGHLKLSNLCWVYDDNQITIEGHTSLAFSEDVGRRFEGYGWRVIHIADANDLDALTAALETVEQTTDAPSLIIVRSHIGYGAPHKQDSHSAHGSPLGEDEIRLTKEFYGWPADAKFVVPDEVRADFAAQVGKRGKELFADWQRRFDEYAKKFPELATQWRQMEARELPADWEAGLPIFPADPKGLATRVSGGKVLNGVAVKIPWLLGGAADLAPSTMTMLEFDCAGAFSDTTSGRNMHFGIREHGMASAANGMALSNLRPYVSTFLVFSDYLRPTLRLAAIMELPVIHVYTHDSIGVGEDGPTHQPVEHYAALRAIPRLLVFRPGDANEVSETYRTVLKQTHRPSALCLTRQNLPTLDRTKFAAASGVAQGGYILADAPGGKPDVILLATGSELQLVVAAHEKLSAAGVKSRVVSLPCFELFDEQPEVYRNSVLPPEVTARVAVEAGIVFGWERYLGLSGRFVGMHDYGASAPAGLLFKEFGITADHVVAEAQSLVGKK; encoded by the coding sequence ATGGCTACGACCTCTACGAGCATTGAGCAGCTCTCGATCAATACCATCCGCACATTGGCCATGGACGCCGTGCAAGCAGCCAACTCCGGGCATCCTGGTACGCCCATGGCGCTCGCACCCGTGGCGTACACGATTTGGAACCGAGTCCTGCGCTACGATCCCGAGCATCCGCTCTGGCCCGGCCGCGACCGGTTCATTTTGTCGTGTGGACACGCCTCGATGTTGCTTTACGCGACCTTGCATTTGGCGGGAGTCAAGCAGGTCGACGCCAAAGGCAAGCCGACGGGCGAGCTGGCAGTGCCGCTAGATCAGATCAAACTGTTTCGCCAATTGCACAGCCGCTGCCCTGGCCATCCCGAGCATGGCATGACCACAGGCGTGGAAACGACAACGGGCCCCCTGGGCCAGGGTATCGCCAATAGCGTCGGCTTCGCGATTGCGCAACGTTGGCTGGCCGCGCATTTCAACAGGCCGGGCTTTGAGTTGTTCGACTATCGCACGTACGTCCTGTGCAGCGATGGCGACATGATGGAAGGCATCAGCTCCGAAGCAGCCTCGATCGCCGGGCATCTCAAGCTCTCGAACCTGTGCTGGGTCTACGACGATAATCAAATCACGATCGAAGGGCACACCTCGCTAGCCTTCAGCGAAGACGTCGGCCGACGCTTCGAGGGATACGGATGGCGCGTGATCCACATCGCAGACGCCAATGACCTGGATGCACTCACGGCGGCGTTGGAAACAGTCGAACAAACGACTGATGCGCCGTCCCTGATCATCGTCCGCAGCCATATCGGTTACGGCGCGCCGCACAAGCAAGACTCGCATTCCGCCCACGGCAGCCCGCTAGGCGAGGACGAGATTCGACTCACCAAGGAATTCTACGGCTGGCCGGCGGACGCCAAGTTCGTCGTGCCTGACGAGGTCCGCGCGGATTTCGCAGCGCAGGTCGGCAAGCGAGGCAAGGAACTGTTCGCCGACTGGCAGCGACGCTTCGACGAGTACGCCAAGAAATTCCCCGAGCTGGCCACCCAGTGGCGTCAGATGGAAGCCCGTGAATTGCCGGCAGATTGGGAAGCGGGGTTGCCAATCTTTCCTGCTGATCCGAAGGGGTTGGCGACTCGCGTCTCCGGCGGCAAGGTGTTGAACGGCGTAGCAGTGAAGATTCCCTGGTTGCTGGGGGGCGCCGCGGACTTGGCTCCCTCGACGATGACCATGTTGGAATTCGACTGCGCCGGCGCGTTCTCGGATACAACAAGCGGACGCAACATGCACTTCGGCATTCGCGAGCACGGCATGGCATCGGCCGCTAATGGCATGGCGCTGTCTAACCTGCGACCGTATGTCTCGACATTTCTGGTGTTCAGCGATTACTTGCGCCCGACACTGCGGTTGGCCGCGATCATGGAGCTGCCCGTCATCCACGTTTACACGCACGACTCGATTGGCGTTGGCGAAGATGGCCCCACGCATCAGCCGGTCGAACACTATGCCGCACTGCGGGCGATCCCCCGATTGCTCGTGTTCCGGCCTGGTGACGCCAACGAAGTGAGCGAGACGTATCGTACGGTTCTGAAGCAGACGCACCGCCCCTCAGCGCTTTGCCTGACGCGGCAAAATTTGCCGACGCTCGATCGGACAAAATTCGCTGCGGCCTCGGGTGTGGCGCAAGGGGGATACATCCTGGCCGACGCACCAGGTGGAAAACCTGACGTCATCTTGTTGGCAACCGGCAGTGAATTGCAGTTGGTCGTTGCGGCCCACGAAAAGCTTTCAGCAGCGGGCGTTAAATCGCGTGTTGTGAGCCTTCCCTGCTTCGAGCTATTCGACGAGCAGCCCGAGGTCTATCGCAACAGCGTGTTGCCCCCTGAGGTCACGGCCCGCGTGGCGGTCGAGGCAGGTATTGTCTTCGGCTGGGAACGGTACCTGGGCCTGTCAGGACGCTTTGTCGGCATGCACGACTACGGCGCCAGCGCGCCGGCCGGCCTGCTCTTCAAGGAATTCGGCATCACTGCCGATCACGTCGTGGCCGAGGCGCAGTCACTGGTGGGCAAGAAATAG
- a CDS encoding Nif3-like dinuclear metal center hexameric protein gives MVTVDDIARFLDAFAPLRLAEPWDNVGLLLGDRQLPVARIMTCLTVTGATAAEAVKHNADLIVVHHPLPFTALKRITTDTADGRSLWTLARAGISIFSPHTAFDSAPEGINQRLAAGLDLNDIEPLTTRLEDVDGRRLGAGRWGRFPQAVPLSKVAERLKAFLGVERVQLVGDAQSPVTKIAVACGSAGELLADARRAECECFVTGETRFHTALEAEAMGMAMILVGHYASERFAVEFLAGLLGREFPAAYVWASVDERDPLTWS, from the coding sequence ATGGTCACTGTCGACGACATTGCTCGATTTCTGGACGCCTTCGCCCCATTGCGCTTGGCCGAGCCTTGGGATAATGTTGGGCTACTGCTGGGTGATCGACAGCTTCCTGTGGCCCGCATCATGACGTGCCTGACGGTGACCGGCGCCACGGCGGCCGAAGCGGTCAAGCACAACGCGGACCTGATTGTGGTACATCATCCGCTGCCCTTTACGGCACTCAAACGGATTACGACCGATACCGCGGATGGCCGATCGCTATGGACGTTGGCGCGAGCGGGGATCTCGATTTTCAGTCCTCACACGGCGTTCGACTCGGCGCCGGAAGGAATTAATCAGCGTCTGGCTGCGGGGCTCGATCTGAACGATATCGAGCCTTTGACGACGCGACTGGAAGATGTCGATGGCCGTCGCTTGGGGGCGGGGCGCTGGGGACGTTTTCCGCAAGCTGTGCCATTGTCCAAGGTGGCCGAACGCCTGAAGGCATTTCTGGGCGTCGAAAGAGTGCAGTTGGTGGGCGATGCTCAATCGCCTGTCACGAAGATTGCCGTCGCCTGCGGCAGCGCGGGCGAATTACTGGCCGATGCGCGGCGTGCGGAATGCGAGTGCTTCGTGACCGGCGAGACCCGCTTTCACACCGCGCTCGAAGCCGAGGCGATGGGTATGGCGATGATTCTCGTGGGGCACTACGCCAGCGAACGATTCGCCGTCGAGTTCTTGGCGGGTCTGCTGGGGCGCGAGTTTCCCGCCGCTTATGTCTGGGCTAGCGTCGACGAGCGCGATCCATTGACTTGGAGCTAG
- a CDS encoding DUF933 domain-containing protein, giving the protein MKIGLIGYQGSGKSTLFEWLTGIVPDPAKSHTGQGAMAPVPEPRVDGLCKVYNPKKITYAALEIVDTPGLSRTHEGNPARLGLLRDCGCLVMVVAAFDRDAPQGDLGRFQEDLLLADMEIVSGRIDRLRDSVKKPRPNRDQEIAELAALEEVLAAMEAGQPLAESAMTEPQLKATRSFRLLTEKPALLILNVADDESDPAARATAATTDRPILAVRVGLERELARMSPEERAEFEQDLGLTGSDRDQVLRKILEVSGQMLYFTAGEKEVRTWMMRKGGTALEAADNIHSDLARGFIRAEVMTCSDLVRLGSEREIKAHNLVRQEPKDYVVRDDDILNIRFSV; this is encoded by the coding sequence ATGAAGATCGGTTTGATCGGCTATCAAGGGTCAGGTAAGAGCACGCTATTCGAATGGCTGACCGGGATTGTGCCCGATCCCGCCAAGAGCCATACCGGCCAAGGCGCCATGGCTCCGGTTCCCGAGCCGCGCGTCGATGGGCTGTGCAAGGTCTACAACCCGAAGAAGATCACTTACGCCGCGCTGGAAATCGTCGATACGCCGGGGTTGAGCCGTACGCACGAAGGAAACCCGGCACGCCTGGGCCTGTTGCGCGATTGCGGCTGCCTGGTGATGGTCGTGGCCGCCTTCGATCGGGATGCTCCCCAAGGGGACCTTGGGCGGTTTCAAGAGGACCTTCTGCTAGCCGACATGGAGATCGTCTCCGGCCGGATCGATCGCTTGCGCGACAGCGTCAAGAAACCTCGCCCCAATCGCGATCAAGAGATCGCCGAGCTTGCCGCACTGGAAGAGGTACTGGCCGCCATGGAAGCTGGACAGCCGCTGGCAGAATCAGCGATGACCGAACCGCAACTGAAGGCCACACGCAGCTTTCGATTGCTCACCGAAAAACCCGCCTTGCTGATTCTGAACGTCGCCGACGACGAGTCCGACCCCGCGGCCAGGGCCACAGCCGCCACCACCGACCGGCCGATCCTGGCCGTTCGCGTCGGGTTGGAACGCGAACTGGCGCGCATGTCCCCCGAAGAACGGGCCGAATTCGAGCAAGACCTCGGCCTCACCGGCAGCGACCGCGACCAGGTCCTGCGTAAGATATTGGAGGTTTCCGGCCAAATGTTGTACTTCACCGCCGGGGAAAAAGAGGTGCGCACCTGGATGATGCGCAAAGGGGGAACTGCCCTGGAAGCCGCCGACAACATTCACAGCGACCTGGCCCGTGGGTTCATCCGCGCCGAGGTTATGACCTGCAGCGACTTGGTCCGTCTCGGCAGCGAGCGGGAAATCAAAGCCCACAATCTCGTTCGTCAGGAACCGAAGGATTACGTCGTACGGGACGACGATATCCTGAACATCCGATTCAGCGTTTAG
- a CDS encoding glycosyltransferase family 2 protein, which translates to MSHRYLTALPVYNEAKHVGPVLAEVRRYSDNILVVNDGSTDGTAELLAAEPGIHLVTHAKNRGYGAALRSAFDFAVQNNYDVLVTIDCDGQHQPRMIPQFFAECSDWDIVSGSRYLAPLTGESQPPADRRRINELLTARINELLGLQLTDAFCGFKAYRVCRLPELDITDDGYAMPLELWVQAAHQGFRVKELAVPLIYLDLARSFGGALDDADTRLAHYNTILQRAMARTAEPRATTPHARSLCNERAG; encoded by the coding sequence ATGTCGCATCGATACCTGACCGCGCTGCCCGTCTATAACGAAGCCAAGCATGTCGGCCCTGTCTTGGCGGAAGTTCGTCGATATAGCGACAATATTCTGGTTGTGAACGACGGCTCGACCGATGGCACGGCCGAGTTGCTGGCCGCCGAGCCGGGGATCCACCTCGTGACCCATGCCAAGAATCGTGGTTACGGCGCCGCGTTACGATCGGCCTTTGATTTTGCCGTACAGAACAACTACGACGTGCTGGTCACGATCGATTGCGATGGCCAGCATCAGCCGCGGATGATTCCGCAGTTCTTTGCCGAGTGTTCGGATTGGGATATCGTCTCGGGCAGCCGGTATCTGGCGCCATTAACGGGCGAAAGCCAGCCGCCGGCCGATCGGCGGCGGATCAACGAACTGCTGACAGCGCGGATCAATGAGCTGCTGGGCCTGCAATTGACCGACGCCTTCTGCGGATTCAAAGCCTATCGCGTTTGCCGGCTGCCAGAACTTGATATCACCGACGACGGCTATGCCATGCCGCTCGAACTATGGGTACAGGCGGCTCATCAAGGCTTTCGTGTCAAAGAGTTGGCTGTGCCGCTGATTTATCTCGACCTGGCCCGATCGTTCGGGGGCGCCTTGGACGATGCCGATACGCGGCTGGCACATTACAACACGATTCTTCAGCGGGCGATGGCCCGCACGGCCGAGCCACGCGCGACAACCCCGCATGCGCGCTCACTTTGTAATGAGCGCGCGGGATGA
- a CDS encoding GNAT family N-acetyltransferase translates to MVRVVKGTGAAGRDTGAAGRDTGSVGRDTGSVGGRTAQNGGATARVLKLSEGRAKLAARKAGLGSRARLSGDVRTDREPTGQLAIGCAGDHPVVHHLLTEVFQGPTRDAFYGSLDDPFYEPRDRLLIKRSDQVVAHVLMTKRVTQFGSLSLPTDCLSWLGTLPEFRESGYAGRLVRAADETMRREGAVLGVLKTRVPHLFRRYGWALCGRHSHAQAGCRDLLAQLSARGLVPGEASVSIRPWRQVELPALMRLYQEMTAGRAGHFERTEAYWRWLISRKGFERVYVAVDGHDNFELEDDPTKLVGYLITSEDRVLELAAARTHRHVARELLARACSEAIERDYNMVTLHAPPDDPLMEIFRIAGGTLHCSESEQGEVYMAKLMNPIGFLKQLCPEMHARADAAKLTRPCELGLVLDGEKYRLVISRRSVKLGRHRIGRSYLACDGANVTRLLLGHLDVNEAMAEGRLRASTQLAAEMARVLFPRLPSWRPPLDEMST, encoded by the coding sequence TTGGTTCGTGTCGTCAAAGGGACTGGTGCCGCCGGCCGTGATACTGGTGCCGCCGGCCGTGATACTGGTTCCGTCGGCCGTGATACTGGTTCCGTCGGCGGGAGAACCGCGCAAAACGGCGGTGCGACCGCTCGCGTCCTGAAATTATCCGAGGGTAGGGCAAAGCTGGCGGCTCGTAAGGCCGGGCTCGGGTCCCGCGCCCGGTTGTCTGGCGACGTTCGTACCGATCGTGAGCCCACCGGCCAGTTAGCAATCGGTTGTGCCGGTGACCATCCGGTCGTACACCACCTGCTGACCGAAGTCTTTCAGGGGCCGACACGCGATGCTTTTTATGGCTCGCTCGACGATCCCTTTTATGAACCGCGCGATCGGCTACTTATCAAGCGCAGCGACCAGGTCGTGGCCCACGTCCTGATGACGAAGCGCGTGACGCAGTTCGGCTCGCTTAGCCTGCCGACCGATTGCCTGTCGTGGCTGGGCACGTTGCCGGAGTTTCGCGAATCGGGTTACGCCGGGCGGCTAGTTCGGGCCGCAGACGAGACGATGCGCCGCGAAGGGGCGGTGCTGGGGGTTCTTAAGACGCGTGTGCCCCATCTTTTCCGCCGTTATGGCTGGGCCCTGTGCGGGCGGCACAGTCATGCGCAGGCCGGCTGCCGGGATCTGCTCGCGCAGCTCTCGGCGCGTGGGCTGGTGCCGGGCGAAGCCTCGGTCAGCATCCGTCCGTGGCGGCAGGTAGAACTGCCCGCCCTGATGAGGCTCTATCAGGAAATGACCGCCGGCCGGGCCGGGCACTTCGAACGCACCGAGGCTTATTGGCGGTGGTTAATCAGTCGCAAAGGTTTCGAGCGCGTCTACGTTGCCGTCGACGGTCACGATAACTTCGAACTGGAAGACGACCCGACCAAGCTCGTCGGTTACTTGATTACCAGCGAAGATCGCGTGCTCGAGTTGGCCGCGGCACGTACGCATCGGCATGTGGCGCGAGAATTATTGGCCCGCGCTTGCAGCGAAGCGATCGAGCGCGACTATAACATGGTCACGTTGCACGCTCCGCCGGACGACCCGCTGATGGAAATCTTCCGCATCGCGGGGGGGACTTTGCACTGCTCGGAATCGGAGCAGGGCGAAGTCTATATGGCCAAGCTGATGAATCCGATTGGGTTCTTGAAGCAACTCTGCCCGGAAATGCACGCCCGCGCCGATGCCGCCAAATTAACCCGGCCTTGCGAGTTGGGATTGGTATTGGATGGCGAAAAGTATCGCCTGGTGATTTCGCGCCGCAGCGTCAAGCTGGGCCGGCACCGTATCGGGCGCAGTTACCTGGCCTGCGACGGTGCAAATGTCACGCGACTGCTGCTCGGGCACCTCGACGTCAACGAGGCCATGGCCGAGGGACGCTTGCGAGCGTCGACGCAATTGGCTGCCGAGATGGCGCGGGTACTCTTCCCGCGGTTGCCCTCGTGGCGTCCTCCGCTGGACGAGATGTCCACCTGA
- a CDS encoding cupin domain-containing protein, producing the protein MDIRNIDEVPAFTTKDGSEIRELLADRNSCIVKQSLAEARLGPGMATTPHYHPHTEEIYYILTGTGTMRIGEEMRPVGPGDAIAIPPGSVHQIVNSGDHLLRFLCCCAPGYQHEDTVLLQS; encoded by the coding sequence ATGGACATTCGCAATATCGACGAAGTTCCTGCCTTTACGACCAAGGACGGTTCGGAGATTCGCGAACTGTTGGCCGATCGCAATTCGTGCATCGTAAAGCAAAGCCTGGCCGAGGCTCGTTTGGGGCCAGGCATGGCGACGACGCCTCATTATCATCCGCACACCGAAGAGATTTATTACATTCTGACCGGAACGGGCACGATGCGCATCGGCGAAGAGATGCGTCCAGTCGGTCCCGGTGACGCCATCGCAATTCCTCCTGGCAGTGTCCATCAAATCGTTAACAGCGGTGATCACCTGCTGCGGTTTCTCTGCTGCTGTGCGCCGGGCTACCAGCACGAGGACACCGTGCTGCTGCAAAGTTAA
- a CDS encoding peptidylprolyl isomerase, with amino-acid sequence MHVRVCPILLAVCLVVGGITSSPCLAQATKAKGQDPQTVFESMFDDWKKLLAELRKNTLEYRAAKEDARPAIMKEREEILERGMAMQPKIMKAAESAFVAAPNKNKDVSVFLESMIQGAEQKEQYEEALRVANLLIANNYENKGVYSLAGRAAFNSNNFDEAAKDFKLAKEADVLEDNPGKQLLAQVPEYQKKWAKESELRAAEEKADDLPRVKLKTSKGDIVVELFENEAPNTVANFISLVEKGTYDGTPFHRVLKGFMAQGGDPKGDGTGGPGYTIACECDKENHRDHFRGSLSMAHAGKDTGGSQFFLTFVPTPHLDGRHTVFGRIIEGLDVLSELQRRDPADPKDPDKIIEATVVRKRDHKYQPVTVADKK; translated from the coding sequence ATGCACGTCCGAGTTTGCCCAATTCTGCTGGCGGTTTGCCTGGTCGTCGGCGGAATTACCAGCTCGCCCTGTTTGGCCCAGGCCACGAAGGCCAAGGGTCAGGATCCCCAGACCGTTTTCGAAAGTATGTTCGACGACTGGAAGAAGCTTCTGGCCGAACTTCGCAAAAATACACTGGAATACCGTGCCGCCAAGGAAGATGCTCGTCCCGCGATCATGAAAGAGCGCGAGGAGATTCTGGAACGCGGTATGGCCATGCAGCCGAAGATCATGAAGGCGGCCGAATCGGCCTTTGTCGCCGCGCCGAACAAGAACAAAGACGTCAGTGTCTTTCTCGAATCAATGATCCAGGGCGCCGAGCAGAAGGAACAATATGAAGAGGCTCTGCGCGTCGCCAATCTTTTGATCGCAAATAACTACGAAAACAAGGGGGTCTACTCCCTGGCGGGGCGGGCCGCGTTCAACTCGAATAACTTCGACGAGGCCGCCAAGGATTTCAAACTCGCCAAAGAAGCCGACGTTCTCGAGGATAATCCCGGCAAGCAGCTTCTGGCCCAGGTCCCTGAATATCAGAAGAAATGGGCGAAAGAATCGGAGCTACGGGCTGCGGAAGAAAAGGCTGACGACCTGCCTCGCGTGAAGTTAAAGACCAGCAAAGGGGACATCGTCGTCGAGCTGTTCGAGAACGAGGCGCCGAACACGGTCGCTAACTTTATTAGCCTGGTGGAGAAGGGGACCTATGACGGCACTCCCTTTCATCGCGTCCTGAAAGGATTCATGGCTCAAGGCGGCGATCCGAAGGGGGACGGCACCGGCGGTCCCGGCTACACGATTGCCTGCGAGTGCGACAAGGAGAATCATCGCGACCATTTTCGCGGTTCGCTGAGCATGGCCCATGCCGGCAAGGACACTGGCGGCTCGCAGTTCTTTCTGACTTTCGTGCCGACGCCTCACCTGGACGGACGGCACACGGTGTTCGGGCGCATTATCGAAGGGCTGGACGTACTGTCCGAGCTGCAGCGGCGCGACCCGGCCGATCCGAAGGATCCGGACAAGATCATCGAAGCGACCGTGGTTCGCAAACGCGACCACAAGTACCAGCCTGTCACAGTGGCTGACAAAAAATAG